One [Clostridium] saccharolyticum WM1 DNA segment encodes these proteins:
- a CDS encoding DUF3307 domain-containing protein, which produces MILKLLIIGHIIGDFYVQTGKTANKKKNSIPALVLHSLSYSFVLFICAVIPLTRDQVPGLLVFSFVAGLFHGGIDFYKIRIEKNKSLDPGQKIWLFFFDQMLHTAILIIGWGIAGFTGGAYIHMLEKRYDAKILADIINMAMGILICGQPASLLIKLVFEAVTKERDTENPKIGTYIGILEREIIFLLGMIGQYSTIGFVLTAKSVARFKRLEDQAFSEKYLIGTLLSAFIAIACAVANSYFKI; this is translated from the coding sequence ATGATTCTTAAATTACTGATAATCGGACACATCATAGGAGATTTCTATGTTCAGACCGGCAAAACCGCAAATAAGAAAAAGAATAGTATCCCGGCCCTGGTGCTGCACTCTTTGAGCTATTCCTTTGTGTTATTTATTTGCGCAGTGATTCCCCTGACCAGGGATCAGGTGCCCGGACTGTTAGTTTTTTCTTTCGTTGCCGGCTTGTTTCATGGAGGGATTGATTTTTATAAGATAAGGATTGAAAAAAACAAAAGCCTGGATCCCGGTCAAAAGATCTGGTTGTTTTTCTTTGACCAGATGCTGCATACAGCTATTCTCATAATAGGATGGGGAATAGCCGGATTTACCGGCGGGGCGTATATCCATATGTTAGAAAAACGCTATGATGCAAAAATATTGGCTGACATTATTAATATGGCAATGGGAATTCTGATCTGCGGCCAACCGGCTTCCTTATTGATCAAGCTGGTCTTTGAGGCGGTGACAAAGGAGCGTGATACGGAAAATCCCAAAATCGGTACTTATATAGGAATATTGGAACGGGAAATTATATTTTTACTGGGAATGATCGGACAATACAGTACCATTGGATTTGTGCTGACGGCAAAGAGCGTGGCTCGTTTTAAACGATTGGAAGATCAGGCGTTTTCAGAAAAGTATTTGATAGGCACTTTATTGAGTGCATTCATTGCCATTGCCTGTGCTGTAGCAAACAGTTATTTTAAAATTTAA
- a CDS encoding YdcF family protein gives MALIFWLIAVSCIIYYVVIVFYSGLTTSLSFIWLMFAAVCILLPLGWETYVKHKEKIPLWIPVSVITMCCTGILVFMVVEFLVFTGVAARDASNLDYVIVLGARVKETGISKSLKKRLDKAIEYADENPSVILVLSGGQGADEPVSEAAAMRDYLVFNGVNEEQLILETRSTSTVENIAYSRVAIEEDQAERKARRQNNPIFMEPGTFAEVPDKPIKIGVLTSDFHVYRAQQIGKKWGIPDIYGISCGSDPVLFVHFCVRECAAILKDKLVGNM, from the coding sequence ATGGCGTTAATTTTTTGGCTGATAGCCGTTTCCTGCATTATTTATTATGTTGTGATCGTTTTTTATTCAGGCCTGACCACTTCCCTTTCCTTTATTTGGCTTATGTTCGCCGCCGTATGCATACTGCTGCCGTTGGGATGGGAAACCTATGTGAAGCATAAGGAAAAGATCCCTCTGTGGATTCCGGTGTCGGTGATCACCATGTGCTGTACCGGTATTCTGGTATTTATGGTGGTGGAGTTTCTTGTATTTACGGGAGTTGCTGCCCGGGATGCTTCCAATCTGGATTATGTCATCGTACTGGGAGCCAGGGTAAAGGAGACAGGAATCAGTAAGTCTTTGAAAAAGCGGCTGGATAAGGCCATTGAGTACGCCGATGAGAATCCGTCCGTGATATTAGTGCTTTCCGGCGGCCAGGGAGCGGATGAGCCTGTAAGCGAAGCCGCAGCCATGCGGGATTATCTTGTTTTTAACGGAGTCAATGAGGAACAGCTGATTTTAGAAACCCGGTCTACCAGTACCGTTGAGAATATTGCATACAGCCGTGTAGCCATTGAAGAAGATCAGGCGGAGAGGAAAGCACGCAGGCAAAATAATCCGATTTTCATGGAACCCGGAACTTTTGCGGAGGTGCCGGATAAGCCCATTAAGATCGGAGTTCTTACCAGTGATTTTCATGTGTACCGGGCACAGCAGATCGGGAAAAAATGGGGAATTCCGGATATCTACGGCATATCCTGCGGATCCGACCCTGTTCTTTTCGTACACTTTTGCGTCAGAGAATGCGCGGCCATATTAAAAGACAAATTAGTGGGCAACATGTAA